CAAAAAATTTCAAGCCTTAATGGATGAAACCTTAGAACCCATTCAAGGGGTGCCAGAACTACTCAATAAAATTCAAGTCCCCATTGCCATGGCGACCAACGCCAGACGGCAAGAAATGAACTTCAAACTCAATAAGATTGACTTAGCAGAACGCTTTAAAATACGTTTTTGTGTAGAGGACGTTGACCACGGCAAGCCTGCTCCAGACTTGTATTTAAAAGCCGCTGCGGCAGTGGGCGTCGCACCAAAAGACTGTATTGTGGTTGAAGATTCTGTTGCTGGAATTCGCGCCGGGTGCGCCGCAGGTATGCGAGTGTTTGCTTTCAGTGAAACCGTACCTGCCGACCTGCAACTGGCCGCCGGCGCCACCGAGGTATTTGATAC
The window above is part of the Marinomonas sp. THO17 genome. Proteins encoded here:
- a CDS encoding HAD family phosphatase; the encoded protein is MTYSYKAVLFDCDGVIVDTENLSNNLLRAMLKEQGLVLDDQTLHDQFTGFTNQENLRNAEAMLGKALPANFDQDYRKKFQALMDETLEPIQGVPELLNKIQVPIAMATNARRQEMNFKLNKIDLAERFKIRFCVEDVDHGKPAPDLYLKAAAAVGVAPKDCIVVEDSVAGIRAGCAAGMRVFAFSETVPADLQLAAGATEVFDTMQQLEALLNLS